A segment of the Pogoniulus pusillus isolate bPogPus1 chromosome 25, bPogPus1.pri, whole genome shotgun sequence genome:
agccctcctgccaaagctACTGTGCAATTCTTTCTCCTCTTGAAGTCTGCATGCCCTCCCTCACAGCTGCACAAAGACTTACAGAGAAGAGAAGTTCTTGATTACACTCAAGTAAAAATGGCTATTCATAAAGAGTTATCAGCCTCACAAGCAAACACATGAACAAGCCAATGTCTGTCTGATCCTTAGCCAGCTGCAAACAGGCACCCACAACCCTACCTGTACAGTGACTAAGCagttggagcagagcagaaacagGTGCTTACCTCCTGGCCAGCAGTGCACTCATTTCTTCCATCAGCCCACTGCCTCCCAAGGGAAGCGGTCCATTTCCACGGCCACTGTCTGTTTTAGATGaagcagagcctcctcctcctccacctgaaCTGGAGGAGTCTTCACCCTTCGTAACACACAAAATAGCAGCAGATGTACAAAGAAAATGTCAGCTGACTTAATGCAAGAAGCAAAACACATGGATAAAGGATAGGATGGGCTGGGAGCATCATCCTCTCATGCTTTCCTAACAATAAATTAACTCCTTTCATGCTTTAGTAACAATAAATTAACTCCTCTCATGCTTTGGTAACAACAAATTAACTCCTCTCATGCTTTCCTAACAATAAATTAACTCCTCTCATGCTTTTGTAACAACAAATTAACTCCTCTCATGCTTTTGTAACAGTAAATTAACCCTAACCCAAAACTCCTGATCAAGCTTTAAGTCACAACCAACTCAGTAAGAGAGGATTTAGAGACAGGAACAAGAGTTGCATTTACCCGTGAGACTTTCCTAAGCTTGGCTCCAGCGAGGGCAGCTGCTAGTCCAGTTAAAGGGCGATTTTCTTCGGACACAAATCCCActgaaaatccagaggcagggagggggggagcaggaggtggaagaggaacTTGAGGAGCTTGGCTAGGaagtggaggtggtggtggcggcggcggcggccctgaaggtggaagtggaggtggtggtggcgggccaggaggaggtggggCTGCTACTGAAGACTGAGCTGGGCCAGGGGgcaaggggggtgggggaggaggtgcAGGTGGTCCTTGGACAACACCTAGTATCAACGAGAAAACAAAGAGACTATATTAAGGATGTAAAAAAGTAAGATCTTTCCACTGCAATGCTGGTTCCTTGGCTCAGTGTATGAGATGGTAACACTGGTAAAGGTCCCTTTCACAGGCAAGAAAACACTCTGATCTTCATCAGGAGACAAGCACTAAATGCACACAAAGCACTACACAGTATGACAGATGAGACAGTTCCAGAGACATTTACACACAAAACCCCTCCAGACAGGTTCTGTGCTGCAACCAAGAAGAATCTCagacagggaacaggcaaaggTTTCATGAAGAGTCAAGTGAAGCACGAGCATCCTATGGCACAGGAATGACAACTGTGTGCTTAACGGCTCTAAACACAGAGTGACTTCCAGGCATCCCAATAAGCAACCAACACATCACCCAAGCATCTGAATCCCTTCCCTGTTCAAGTTTCAGGGCTACTTTATAACCTGTATAAAGATCCTTCCTCTAAAAAAGCATTTCAGGACCCAACCTTAATAATTTCATCCAAACACTAATTAGTGAGTTAGAAGACTGACATACTTTGAGCTGAGAGATGAACACCAGAAAAGCTTCTTCCTGTGACTCCTCTAATGATTTCAACTCACAATGGTCTGCAATCAAAAATGTCAGTACTCTGATAACCACTGCTACTTGCAGACATTGTGACTAAGGAAACAGCCACACACAGCCTTCCCATCCCCTTGCTCTAAGTTACTACAGGTGCTGTACAACTAACTTAAGCAATCTCTGCAGGCACAAATTCTTTAGTGATTCCCTACTCTAACCACTGTGTGAATGCAAACCTTTTTGAGCTCTCTTGGCATCACTCCCCATCCAAGAGCACACTTTTGTTCTGTAGTACAAGTGAGGCCATTCAGTATTTCCACTCCCATCCCAGAGTAGCTCATACCTTCAATTAAGACAAGAAGGTATGAAGAGGAACTGCTCTGCATGGCTTGTGTGAAGCCACAGTTTGCTCGTACCCTAGGAGCTTCTCTGGCCATACCCTTAGCTGAGCATGTAAAGACTTGCACCTACTAAAACCAGGGTTAACAGAGACATTTACATCCACTGCTGTCATACTGGTAGAGCATCCATTGAGACTGCCACCTGCTTAGCCAAACCTCTCTTCTGAACTCTTACTAGCTGACCCTGGTGGAACACCACAGGTTGTTGACACATACCAAGCCACACACACATTCCTCCAAGCTGGCTGCCATTAGGAAACCAGTGATGCTGCCCATTAAAAACACGTTTCCAATTAACTAACAGTGCAAGATGTACCAAGCAAGTACTCAACAAGTCTGCTCTTCACAGGTGAGACCTTAAGAAACCAGAATTTTACTTAAGACTGGCCACAGAACACCAGCTCTGATCCATGAAGCTTTAACATTTCCCTTCCCCAGTTTCCCAaacgtttttttttttgggttgtggTATTAAGATCACTGCAACTTTGGAAGCATGAGATTAATTTTCTGGGGACAGTTAGGGGCTTTGATACCACCTGGTTTCGACTGCATTCCTGATTAGTGCGTTAGTAGCAATAACAGAAAGCCTTACCCTGCTGGGTCGTAGGTTCAATCGGCTGAGAGGCTGCCTGCAAGACTGGCTCAGAAGCAGAGGAGTCTCCCAGCACAGAGTTTAGAGAGTTCTCAACAGAGGCAGGGgtagctgcagagggagaagggagaacaCTAGGCTTGGATGAGGGAGTCGAGGCATTCGGGGAGTtgggagaaggagaagcttGAGGTCCAGAGAGTGACAGAGGCGGAAAGGAAGGcagtgggggaggaggaggtggtggaggcggaGTTGGACCTGAGGTAGAAGGTGAAGGAGCCGGATAAGCCAGGTTTTCAGGAAGCCCGTTAGGAGCCGTGGGAGACGTGGACATTTGGGTCACCGGATTAGAAGCCGACACTGGGAGAACAGGTCTCGGACCGGTAGCTTTGCCTGGTGGGCTGCTTATCATTACTGGAGGAGATGGGGGAAGAGGGGCAAAACTGGGCGCAGACCAGGCAACAGGCTTTGTATTTGGAGGCAAAGTCGCTGGGGCattgacaggagaagggggccGAGAACTTTTGTTCAGCGGACGAGGAACCGTAGCATAATGGGGGAGAACAGGGTGGAAAGCTGAGCCTAAAGATGTAGCAAAACGTGATGCAGAGTGCCTTAGAGGCGGTGTAGGGGGAGTGGAAGTCGGTGGCGCAGAAGTCACTACAGCGTACTCCGGTGCGGCCTCTGACACTGGTGCTGAGACTGCTTTTGCATATGATGGAGGAGGTGCTGAAGGAGGCTGGCAACTGGAGTAGTCGGGAAGTGGAGTGCTATACGGGGAGTTGTCGAAAGATGGAGCTGGACAGAagatggaaagcagcagcaaaggcaggataaaaaaaggagaaagagaaaaagggagcTAATGAAGCAACAAAACCAGCATTCAAACAAAATGTACACACGTAGGCTACAGTTAGTACCAGAGGATTAGGCACAAGTGAAAACACCATCAGGAGAAGTTTCACATCTTATCAACAGCTGCTTTTATCAACTGTTTCTGTGCCAACACTTGAGCTTACAAGTCCATTCTAGAGCAAGTTTAGTTTTCTCAAACCCCATCTGTGAGATGGGTTCGGTACAGGGTGGATTAATCAGCTTTTATCTTCTTGTTTGGCTGCAAACTGCGAGCGGGCGGTAGCGATCTTAACATCGGTTACAACTCCACTAGCAAAACTCTGGACCGTAGGCAGCAAGTctcacccttctcttctccagacaaagcTCCATCACAAACATGAAAGTACTGGAAATAAAACTACCAATAAAATTCTCTGCTCTAAAATTGCTGGCTCTTAAATAGCTCTGAGAACAAGTCAAGGAATACTGACTTCTTATGTAAATAGAGCTTCTTACTAAAGCACAAGCAAGCACTTGACTAATGGTTCATGGTATTACCACACTGAGACAGTTTTCAGTTATCACTGGATACATTtttgcaggcagtgccattAGCTTATCTCCAAACACATACATTTCCCTGAAATGTTGCTACAATGATAAATTAAGCAAGACTTGATCCCGAAAGGCTTTTCTCACACTATTACTTTGCCTTAGATAGGTACGTACCTGCTGCATTAACACACTCAACCTGCTACAGTtatggttggtttgggttttttttcaggttgTCAAGAAATACATCTCAGTGAATAGAGCAAAGATAAAGGTATTGAGAATTTTTAACTTATTGAGAATTTTTAACTCATTTCAACCACCGCTGGAAGTGCACAACAT
Coding sequences within it:
- the ENAH gene encoding protein enabled homolog isoform X1; the encoded protein is MSEQSICQARAAVMVYDDANKKWVPAGGSTGFSRVHIYHHTGNNTFRVVGRKIQDHQVVINCAIPKGLKYNQATQTFHQWRDARQVYGLNFGSKEDANVFASAMMHALEVLNSQEAGPTLPRQNSQLPSQVQNGPSQEELEIQRRQLQEQQRQKELERERLDRERMERERLERERLERERLERERLEQEQLERERQERERQERLERERQEKERQDRERLERLERERQERERQEQLEREQLEWERERRITNAAPSFDNSPYSTPLPDYSSCQPPSAPPPSYAKAVSAPVSEAAPEYAVVTSAPPTSTPPTPPLRHSASRFATSLGSAFHPVLPHYATVPRPLNKSSRPPSPVNAPATLPPNTKPVAWSAPSFAPLPPSPPVMISSPPGKATGPRPVLPVSASNPVTQMSTSPTAPNGLPENLAYPAPSPSTSGPTPPPPPPPPPLPSFPPLSLSGPQASPSPNSPNASTPSSKPSVLPSPSAATPASVENSLNSVLGDSSASEPVLQAASQPIEPTTQQGVVQGPPAPPPPPPLPPGPAQSSVAAPPPPGPPPPPPLPPSGPPPPPPPPPLPSQAPQVPLPPPAPPLPASGFSVGFVSEENRPLTGLAAALAGAKLRKVSRGEDSSSSGGGGGGSASSKTDSGRGNGPLPLGGSGLMEEMSALLARRRRIAEKGSTEPEQKEDKTEEAESSTSKVSSTSTPELTRKPWERTNTVNGSKSPVISRPKSTPTGQPSANGVQSEGLDYDRLKQDILDEMRKELTKLKEELIDAIRQELSKSNTA
- the ENAH gene encoding protein enabled homolog isoform X2; translation: MVYDDANKKWVPAGGSTGFSRVHIYHHTGNNTFRVVGRKIQDHQVVINCAIPKGLKYNQATQTFHQWRDARQVYGLNFGSKEDANVFASAMMHALEVLNSQEAGPTLPRQNSQLPSQVQNGPSQEELEIQRRQLQEQQRQKELERERLDRERMERERLERERLERERLERERLEQEQLERERQERERQERLERERQEKERQDRERLERLERERQERERQEQLEREQLEWERERRITNAAPSFDNSPYSTPLPDYSSCQPPSAPPPSYAKAVSAPVSEAAPEYAVVTSAPPTSTPPTPPLRHSASRFATSLGSAFHPVLPHYATVPRPLNKSSRPPSPVNAPATLPPNTKPVAWSAPSFAPLPPSPPVMISSPPGKATGPRPVLPVSASNPVTQMSTSPTAPNGLPENLAYPAPSPSTSGPTPPPPPPPPPLPSFPPLSLSGPQASPSPNSPNASTPSSKPSVLPSPSAATPASVENSLNSVLGDSSASEPVLQAASQPIEPTTQQGVVQGPPAPPPPPPLPPGPAQSSVAAPPPPGPPPPPPLPPSGPPPPPPPPPLPSQAPQVPLPPPAPPLPASGFSVGFVSEENRPLTGLAAALAGAKLRKVSRGEDSSSSGGGGGGSASSKTDSGRGNGPLPLGGSGLMEEMSALLARRRRIAEKGSTEPEQKEDKTEEAESSTSKVSSTSTPELTRKPWERTNTVNGSKSPVISRPKSTPTGQPSANGVQSEGLDYDRLKQDILDEMRKELTKLKEELIDAIRQELSKSNTA